The Gouania willdenowi chromosome 3, fGouWil2.1, whole genome shotgun sequence genome includes a region encoding these proteins:
- the senp8 gene encoding sentrin-specific protease 8, with product MDPVVLSYQDSLLRRSDVSLLEGPHWLNDQVIGFAFEYFATERFFGVLGNALIFISPEVTQFIKCSSCKDELSIFLEPLDLASRRWVFLAVNDNSDQTAGGTHWSLLLYHHSSNHFAHYDSQRSSGNAVHARCIATRLEPFLGSSSKASFTEEPSPSQQNSYDCGMYVICIAEALCEKARVEEDAAPLCLPEHVITPAYISQKRDEWSRLIRRLAKPSFP from the coding sequence ATGGACCCGGTGGTCCTGAGCTACCAGGACAGCCTTCTGCGGCGCTCCGACGTCTCGCTCCTCGAAGGCCCTCATTGGCTGAACGATCAGGTCATCGGCTTTGCTTTCGAGTATTTTGCCACTGAGCGATTCTTCGGCGTCCTGGGGAACGCCCTCATCTTCATCAGCCCGGAGGTCACTCAGTTCATCAAGTGTTCGTCCTGCAAAGACGAGTTGTCGATCTTTCTAGAGCCACTGGACTTGGCCTCACGCCGCTGGGTCTTCCTCGCCGTCAACGACAACTCTGACCAGACGGCGGGGGGGACCCACTGGAGCCTCCTCCTCTACCACCACAGCTCCAACCACTTCGCCCACTACGACTCTCAGAGAAGCAGCGGTAACGCGGTGCACGCGCGGTGCATCGCCACCAGGCTGGAGCCGTTCCTGGGTTCCAGCAGTAAGGCGTCATTCACGGAGGAGCCGAGTCCATCGCAGCAGAACAGCTACGACTGCGGCATGTACGTCATCTGCATCGCAGAGGCTCTGTGTGAAAAGGCCCGGGTGGAGGAGGATGCGGCGCCGCTGTGCCTACCCGAGCACGTCATCACCCCGGCCTACATCTCACAGAAGAGAGACGAGTGGAGCCGACTTATCCGCCGTCTCGCTAAGCCGTCCTTTCCTTAG